The following nucleotide sequence is from Acidobacteriota bacterium.
ATTCAGGGTTGCAACTGTGCTAATTTCCTAAAGCTTAAATGAAGACGATGGAATAATTTCTGCCGCTTGAATCGCTGATTAAGCTAACCCCACTCCGTTGGTAGACGATTAATTTGGGTGACTTGACGATCTCTAATCTGAATGTCGTGGCATTGAGTTAAGGAAGATGCTCATCAAAATTTCCTGATTGCCTATCCTATCGAATAAAAGAATATGAATTGCTGGCAAATTCACCAAGCGGCTTGTAAAAAAAATTTGTCTCAGGCTGGCTTTCTGTTATAGTTCATCCAGCAGGAAAAGAGCAAACGCCCCAATATAATGTAGCAATTCCTAAAAAGAGACCCATATATGGATGCTTCAACGAGAAGTAAAGAATTAGTTGATGCGATAGAATCCCTGCGTAAAGAACTCATACATATCAAGAACTACCTATCAATTCCAATTGGTGAATGTCCGGACTTAGACCTTTTGGAAAATCAACGCGTCTCAGCCACAGTTGATTTTTTTGTCGATTTAACCAGAGAAGAGGCTTCGCCGGAAACCTCCGAATTGCTTGCGGAAGCCCTAAAGGCAATAGCGAAAATTGGCTATGCTTCGCCATTGGTATTACAACATTGCTTAGAAATTAGCTATCGGCAGGCAGTTTGTTTACTGTATCAATTGGAACGCGACGGTTATGTTGAGCCGTCACATGGGTTCAGACCCCGGAAGGTCATCAACGCTGCATTTAAAAGTGAAATTCCCAAAGAACAAGCCAAACCGTTTTAAATCTCAATCTGCGTTGATAGATATGGATTATTGCCATCAAGCAAAAAGCGGCTGACAAGACATCTTGTCAGCCGCTTTTTGCTTGATGGCCAGGGACGGAATCGAACCGCCGACACCGTGATTTTCAGTCACGTGCTCTACCAACTGAGCTACCTGGCCAGTTTCATTTTTCAAAGACATTCAAAACGAAGTTTGGATAATAAACAATTCATTTGAAGCCTGTCAAATTACTCTTCATCATTCTTAGGTCTTTTTCCACGAACGTAATAGAAATAAAAACCTATCCAGCCCACAAAGGCGACGGTGCACAGAATGCCAACCCATAAAGATAAGAGTGATTTTGCAGTGAAATACTTATAAAAATTGAAGCCGGCTAGTATGGCAATCAATAGCGAATAATAAAAAAATATTCTTAATCCATGTTTTCTTTGTTGGTTCATCTATTCAATCGTTTGCCTGGCTGGTATGATGATTGCTCATTGATCCCCAAATACCGAGAGTTAACATTCAACTAATTGTTATCACATCCCAAACATTATTTCAAAAGGAGCCGATTCGCTAAATGTCTATCTGGTATGCCATTTTACTTGGGTTAATTCAAGGATTAACCGAATTCCTCCCGATCAGTAGCACCGCACATTTAACCATAGCCGGCAAACTATTAGGTCAAATCAGTCAGGAACGCCCTGATGAGTGGACTGCTTTTATTGCCGTCATTCAACTCGGGACGCTTTTTTCTGTATTGTTTTATTTTTGGCAGGACATTTTACAAATCACTATCGGCTTTCTAAAAACCAATCTTTCCCTATTCACTAAAAAACCGGTGAGTGAAAGCGAAAAATATAACTCAAAATTAGGTTGGTTTGTAATTGTCGGAACGATACCGGCGGCAATCGTTGGGTTAATTTTCAGACATCAAATTGAGGGGGTTTTTACCAAAGATTTAAGAGTGATTTCCTGGGCGCTTATCTTATTGGCAATTGTTTTAACCGTTGCTGAATTGACCGCCCGTAAACAAAGAAACATGCAACAACTCAACCTTTCGGATTCATTAATTATCGGTATTTCTCAAACCTTTTCCTTAATCCCAGGGTGTTCACGCTCAGGCAGCACCATCACCGGCGGGTTATTTGCCGGACTGACACGAGAAGCTGCCGCACGTTTTTCATTTTTGCTTTCTATTCCTACCATTGCGGCAAGCGGGTTACTGGAATTGCCAAAAGCCCTTCAATCAACAAGTGGAAATACCACACCTTTAATCGTAGCTACCGGATTCGCCTTCATTTCCGGTTATGCCTCAATCGCATTTCTATTACGGTTTTTACAAAAAAACAGTACCTTCGTGTTTGTTTTTTATCGGATTATTCTGGGAATTATTCTTCTGGTTTTAATATACCGGGGGGGATTATCAATATAATCACGGGGAAAAATTGCTTGCTGCCATTTAAAATCGCGGTTCGCTCGCCGCGTTCGTTCGGTGGATGATACCGGCTAATCGTGTGCGAACATTTTTTAGGCACTCAGGACAGATATTTTTATCCAGCTTATCTGTCAGGTGGTGATGTTGATATTTTTCCAGTCGCTGCCAATACTCTTTGTCGTTTCTGGATTTATTGCAATAGCTACAAATCGGAATTAATCCCGATAATAATTCGACCTGCCCCAATACATCCTGAAGGGTTTTACGGGCTGATTCCAACTCATTAATTAAATTCTTTTGCTCGGTAATATCCGTAAAAGTACAAATCCAAAAATCGGGGTGTCCACTTTCATTCACAATTAAACGGCAGGTTTCTTCTATCCATAAGATATTCAGGTCGCCATCAAAAATGCGGTATTCAATCGTCACATTTTCCCGATTTTGGGTTGCAAAATTTTTAACCTTCCGAACTCGTTCACGATCTCCCTCATGAATGTGGTTTAGGTAATCGTCTTCATTCACGAAATTATTTATTGAATGACCAAAAAATTTGTCCCTACTGACAAATACAGGGGTTATCAGGAAGCAGGATTGAGAAACCAGTATTGTAACTTTCACATGACTGTTGAGGGTATCAATGACCGCTCGAAAGTATTGGCGTTCCGGTAACTCAAATAAATCTTTCATAGAATTCTAATCGAGATGCACACCCGGTCAGGCGTATAACGAAGGATAATTTAAGGGCAGACGCGAGTTGTCACTTTGAAGATAAATAAACCCCGGTAAAACCTCAATAGTTTATTCAACGCGCCAGAATTTCAAGCGTTTCCAGATTGATTGCAACCAGATGGAAAGGGTTTTATGAGGACGGGCAACGTGAATGGATTCACCGGCTCTTTCAATATTTTTCACCCGCCCAAGGATATTGGTCACGACAATAGAACAATCATTTTGTGTAGATGCATCGCCCCGTGTGGTGATGGTTTTCTTTCCGGCAATTCGTTCGATTTTAATGACTCGGTGGATAACCGCTGTTTCAAACCGACTTTCAAATAAGACGATATCCCCTTGATTGACTTTCCCGTCGGAAATCGCTTCGATGGTAACCAGGTCTCCGTCCTGTATAGTCGGACGCATGCTGCCGCCACTCATAAATATCTGCATGGAATTATTTTTAGCAAGCATTTGCCGTGAGCGTTCTAAAAAATCCGGCGATTCAAGGTGAATTCCGCGCTCTGCCTTAATACCATCATAGGCTCGCATAACTACTGCTCCCTCAAGTATCAAACTTTGAGTTGATTGTTCAGAGTTGGAAAGACTCTGATTGAAACATCAAATCACGTTAGGGAAATAATAACGCAACCCTGATAGAGGGGAAAAGTCGGAAATAAAAATTGTCGAAGTTTACGGTCGCAATTCTTTGATTTTAATATTCCTGAATCTCGCTTTGCTTTTCTCCCCCCAGGCTCCCGCTCCGCCATGAACTTGCAGTCCGATATAGCCTTCGTGAGGAAAACGCGGTTTTGAGTCAGTAAAATCAAGGGTTTTTACATCATTCAACCAAGCCGTTAGATGAGCGGGTTGACCTTCAATCCTTGCGCGTAAGCTATTCCACCCATCTTTTTTATAGGCTTTTTGCCAATCCGCATATTGATTGAGGAATCCACCTTCTGCCGGTGCATACAGGCTTCCGACGAACCCACCGTCGCGATAATCAATGG
It contains:
- the uppP gene encoding undecaprenyl-diphosphatase UppP; the protein is MSIWYAILLGLIQGLTEFLPISSTAHLTIAGKLLGQISQERPDEWTAFIAVIQLGTLFSVLFYFWQDILQITIGFLKTNLSLFTKKPVSESEKYNSKLGWFVIVGTIPAAIVGLIFRHQIEGVFTKDLRVISWALILLAIVLTVAELTARKQRNMQQLNLSDSLIIGISQTFSLIPGCSRSGSTITGGLFAGLTREAAARFSFLLSIPTIAASGLLELPKALQSTSGNTTPLIVATGFAFISGYASIAFLLRFLQKNSTFVFVFYRIILGIILLVLIYRGGLSI
- a CDS encoding signal peptidase I, encoding MRAYDGIKAERGIHLESPDFLERSRQMLAKNNSMQIFMSGGSMRPTIQDGDLVTIEAISDGKVNQGDIVLFESRFETAVIHRVIKIERIAGKKTITTRGDASTQNDCSIVVTNILGRVKNIERAGESIHVARPHKTLSIWLQSIWKRLKFWRVE
- a CDS encoding DNA translocase FtsK, which produces MDASTRSKELVDAIESLRKELIHIKNYLSIPIGECPDLDLLENQRVSATVDFFVDLTREEASPETSELLAEALKAIAKIGYASPLVLQHCLEISYRQAVCLLYQLERDGYVEPSHGFRPRKVINAAFKSEIPKEQAKPF
- a CDS encoding PAS domain-containing protein translates to MKDLFELPERQYFRAVIDTLNSHVKVTILVSQSCFLITPVFVSRDKFFGHSINNFVNEDDYLNHIHEGDRERVRKVKNFATQNRENVTIEYRIFDGDLNILWIEETCRLIVNESGHPDFWICTFTDITEQKNLINELESARKTLQDVLGQVELLSGLIPICSYCNKSRNDKEYWQRLEKYQHHHLTDKLDKNICPECLKNVRTRLAGIIHRTNAASEPRF